The nucleotide sequence CATGAGTGATCAAGTTAATATTGATGTTGAAACTACTTATGAAAATGAGTTATATGATAAAAATTAGGGCTATGCTACACATCTAAGTATTTTTTTCATCCAAGTTTTATCCAAGTAGGTCGAACACCAACAAAAACCACTCTCAATAAAAGAGCGTCATTACACGCGCTTTATCTTCTTCTCCTCCCCCGTGCTTCTTCTTGTTCGTCTCTcctgcgcttcttcttcttcttcttctttcaaatacaCGTATACgtcatcttcttctttcaaattcacgtatacctccttctcctcctcctcctcctcctcctccttctcttcttcttcttctcctctttcgttatcgtcatcaccaacaacaccaacattttgctaatggattatttttttttaatcgaattgaatggaatgcaattgctaaattgaattgaattgaattgaatggacgcaattgttctgaattgaattgaattgataatctctaaattgtagatagaggtgttttgaatttgattttatataatggattatgtttcgttcattcagtactatacaattgttttacCATGAGTATGTATTCGGTTCATTAtgtagaaagctgtttgaatttgattcgttcattcagtactatacaattgtttcaccatgagtacgtgttcggttcattatgcagaaagctatttgaatttgattttatataatggattatgtttcgttcattcaatactatacaattgttttaccatgagtacgtgttttggttcattatgcagaaagctgttttaatttgattttatataatggattatgtttcgttcattcagtactatataattgtttcactATGAGTACGTGTTTCGGTTCATTATGTAAAaagttgtttgaatttgaatttatataatggataatgttccattcattcagtactatacaattgtttcaccatgagtacgtgtttcggttcattatgcagaaagctgttcgaatttaaatttatataatggataatgttcccttcatttagtattatacaattgtttcaccataataacatgttcggttcatttctgttctgcataattcaaaactcttcctcctcttcaccaGGGAGAGAAGgggaaaaagacaaaaaaaaatacagcagcaacaacaaaagaagaagaaggcaaATAAGAAGACGCTCTGTGCGTAAACgagcgtgagaagaagaagaagaaaaagtgcgggggagaagagaagaagcgtgcgaaaaaaaaacggaaaaagcGCGTGACCTAAAGTTACTTGGATGAACTTAGATGTCAAAATTGTTTGGATGTGGagaatatctctaaaaattattaatagtataaaatattttatacaatcatttaattatatctattatttTAAATGACTATTCAtataatcaatataaaaaataaatatttttattaatatggtATTACGTAATTCGATACATATAAAAAACTGTTTTATACTAGCTAATAATACATTAAAATATACTCTGATGACAAAAAGTATAAAATTTAGAGTGCACTAATAATTTTATTTCACTTTATTGTCATTACCTCAGAGGAGCAGTGTTGGTAGACCTTGGTGGACAAGAAGTTAGGCCCAAACAACATTGAGGTTTTATTTCCACATTGTGAGAATGTCGTGTCCGAAAAATCGGACGCCGGTATCCCCTCAACGCACTGTTTAGAACAGAATTTCCAACGTTATTTGTTGTACTTATTATATGCATAGGATAAACTTGCGAAGAAATGTGTATAAAATCAAATTATATTAAACTATATTTTCTTTTAACCTGAattttttacaataaaaaatattatctatATATTAGAAATCAACCATCANNNNNtttaaaaaaaatagaaaattaaaaaaatatatatacttttcCCTTCATTTCAAGAAGCATCTACCTTTTCAATGACATAGGATGGTTTGTGTTGAGTGTCCGGCACAAAAGCTGTTAAGAAAACACCAACTGCGACCTTTGTGGGGAATTTTTCCATAGCAAGTGCAATGTTGAGCCCTCCAAGACTGTGACCCACAAGAACCACCTTTTCGTTTGGGGGAAGTGACTCCATAACCTCCAACAAAGGCTCAGAGTACTGAGAAAAAGTATCAACATCTTCGATCTTCTTCAAGTTGGTTCCAGAAGCAGCAAGGTCAAGAACTGTGACCTTGTGGCCTGAAGATTCTAGAAGTGGCTTGATCTTGTACCAACACCAAGCACCATGGCAAGCCCCATGTACCAAAATAAAGTGCTTTATATAATCTGTGTAATTTGTGGTACCACCCATGTTTTGTGTTTGATGATTTGTTGATAATGTTATTCCAAATTGGTtgcaaacaaaatatatatagagAAGAGAGGCTAGCTGGTTTTCTTGACTTGGAGTTTAGGTGGTTGAGTTGGTTTTGGATAATAATTCACTTTCACATACATCCAAATTAGACAAGCGCAATTGGGAACAAGTTTGATTTAATGGGGTACATCattttggtagagtaattaatAAGTCTTGAATTGGacacaaattaattttaatattgtaTATGAGAANNNNNNNNNNNNNNNNNNNNNNNNNNNNNNNNNNNNNNNNNNNNNNNNNNNNNNNNNNNNNNNNNNNNNNNNNNNNNNNNNNNNNNNNNNNNNNNNNNNNNNNNNNNNNNNNNNNNNNNNNNNNNNNNNNNNNNNNNNNNNNNNNNNNNNNNNNNNNNNNNNNNNNNNNNNNNNNNNNNNNNNNNNNNNNNNNNCTTCTCTTTTACATGCATCTACATTGGACAAGCGCGATTGGGACAAGTTTGATTTAACGggatagatattttttttttcagaagaaATATTTGAGTGCTGTGTTTCCTATTGCCTAGAAGATACGTAAATGCATCTGATAAACACCAGAGATTAAGCTTTCATCAAATTTGTCTTTATTTAATATTCTTGTAAATAATTTTAGCTCACCCTCACCGTGCCTATtgtcaaaatataaatttttttttttgtgaccgaaataaattaaataaagaaaaataaaataaaagatctgTTTAAATAGAGGATAATCTTTTTAAGATTATTTTTAAACTCTTTTTAAGATGAAAGAAATTCTACATGAGAAAGTTATAATTTTATTACCATCTTTGTCATAGTATTTGTCactgtgtttgcatctctcataatcaaacaaaAGTCAAtacgccaattccaatgcatgatatctcgcTCTTATTTTGAGTACcaatggatcaataaacccaaaactatcttggtgattagtaacaagattaaatgcttccacacaatccgtctcacaaataacatctcgttgatccacatcccaagctaagagatatcatctccaaatagcaaacaattctccttgaagaatactattactctcaatcatttccaaacaccccctttgccaactctcattacaatctctaataacacaagcaaaaccaacactatcacccaaACTAAGATAACTAGTatcacaattaatcttgaaagtaccaatggatgggggattccaaaaaccatttagagtagaggaaagggacatacgttgtaattcaaaaatattcctaagctccttttctgaagttaatgccagacaaatcacttttttcggaggccaattttcatgaggattaaagatgtcattattccttgctTGCCATATCtaccaaagtcccgaaaagaacttgaacggatACTCTCTACTATGATACAAGAAGCAGTTCTTCAAATCtaaaggatgacaagaaatattCAACCTATACCATACAAGCTGAGCTTCTGGGCAAttccgaatacaatgtaaaaccgattcctggtTAGAAAGACATCTTGGGCACCTATCTGATGACGACATCCCTTttctaaagcgaaaacttgcagtaggaagagcctccttaagacacaaccaagcaAAAAACTTgtgcttttccggaacaagctgacgccaaagccaaagccaattctcctgctcctcccaaccaaaaagcttcttacacaaccacaagtaaccattgtGTGAGTCATAGATTTTGGCAGCAGACCCAAATCAATACCAACCCTCTTCCGGACCTGCTTGCACATCACTTAGTTTAATTAAGCAGATTCAATACTAAAAAAATCCAATCTCATTAATGAAATGTATATTACGCACGCAGAAACTCCTCAAACATTACTAATTCACTTTGCGcttgaatataaaaaaaaaacattcattttTTGAACTCGAAACTGCTACTGGAGAATTTTAAATCTCTCTTAGAATCTCTCAAATCTCATTCGTATTCTCGGCTACCGAAGAATCGGGTGGAGCGTACAcacaaaaacaagaacaaagatTCCGCAAGGTATGAGAAAACCTATTGTTATTATATTCATTTAATTTCTCACAAATCTCGCATTTCTTCTAGTTCGATTTAAGGTTTAGTGGATTGAGTTCGTTCATTTAGTAGATCGAACTTTTCTAATTCCATTTTTTTCTGTAACTAGGGCATACGAATGAAAAATGTATTGTTAGTTTATTCGTTCTGATAAATAATCCGGTTCATCActtagtttaattgagttcaTTTGCATGCAGAAAAGAattgaaatatatttttcttGCTGATTAAATGTTTATCATGTTTTGTTCAAATCTAAATAGAATTCGGTTCATTTGGGAATTGAGTTAGATTCACTTGATTCTACTGTTAATTGTTCACCAAATCTGTTATTCCTTAATTTAATTGAGTTCATTTGCAAGTAGAAATGATTTGAAATGTACTTTtttgctgattgaatgtttatcacctTTTATTCAAATCTGAATCGAATTCGGTTCATTTGGGAATTGAGTTAGGTTCACTTGATTCTACTGTTAAGTGTTCAACAAATCTGAACCaaattcggttcatttgtgaattgagtGAAGTTCACctgttaagtattgaccaaatttttttgtccttacaacaaaaatgaaaaagatgaCGGTCACAAAAAAGAGAAGCCGTACTATAACATAAGCATATACACATTAAATAAAATCtatttttgtattataaatatatcataaCATACTATTTTAAATCTTTGCAGAAAACTCACAATCTGAGATGCCAAATAAAATCAATAACTAGGGTGTTCAAAGAAAtgaatgaagaaaagaaaaatattgtgGAAGAAATGGGATTCAGTGCTGGCACATATCCTGAAAATGAACATCTCTCACAAGCTCTTGAGGAAATTGATTCGTTGCTATGATGCCTATCATGGATGCTTGGACACTCTCTATGACAAAATATACATAATCCCTGCCAAAATAAGAGATGCCCGATGCATAAATTTTGGCAGTATTATACTTTTCATCTTTTACATTTGTATTTTTCCTTTTTGATATCCTtgttattcctttaatttatttcggTTCATTCCTTACTTTATTTTAGGTTCATTTGaatacagaaaattaaattgagctTTTTTTACtgatttatttatattaaaatattgtagGAGATTGTTTTCCTGAAAAAATTGTGTACAAAAAACAGAGTGAGAAAGAGAATGAGATAATTGACAGCTTCAAAGGTGCTACTTTGGCATCTTTGACAAAATCTGTCATTGATATgagtgctgaagaagaggagaacTGGCTAAAATTCAAGAGGACTTTTTTCATCTTCATCCAGAAATGTTTTTTGCTGCCGACAATAGTAAGCACGGTCTCCCCGATCTATAAGACGCCTGCCCTTCATGTGGACACCGTCTGACGATGGAATTGAGCGTCTCATGTGCTGAGCTTCCTAAGAAAGGGGATCAAAGCCCAGAGAGAAGGAAAGAAACTTTCCGTTGATGGTTGCGTATTTGTTTTAATGTTAATATATTTCCATGAAACGAAGTTCCTTGATCCAGAGGCAGATGACACTCCCTGGCCACCATGAGTGGCCCACTGGACACAGAAGAGGCTGTTCGAGCGGATTGCTTTGGAAGCAACTAATGAaatggtaaataaaaaaaatcatttttcttgAAATTTTGGTTCAGATGCTTCTAAAATACTCTGGTAACTAAATAAGTTTATGTTTTAGGGACTTGTGAAAAGAGCATAATTGAGGGAAGGATagatagaagaaaagaaggtggaaaagaaggaaaaggagaagaaagaaaaaaagaaaattgtcgTCTTGCATTCGTCTTCAGAAGAAGCAGTTTTTCTGAATCTAAGTATACTTCTCACCATTGCTTATCGAAAACTATCTATTTATTTAAAGTTTTATATTGTTATTTTAACAAAACTTTTTGTATGTGTTGCAGAGAAAAAGAAATCGAAAAATGTcactaaaaaaagaaaacaaccacaAAGGGTGGCGAAAAAACAAACCAAAATAAGGAAGATTGTTCTGACGGGTTCGGAAAACAAAACAGAATTCGACGAGTAAGATTCGAAAATGAttatttttggttcatttctaCGTTTATTTGATGTTCATTTGGTTTAATTATTGCTCATCTTGGTTTTAAGTCAAAACTTATTGTATGAATTTTCATAAGTGAACAAATAGATGAGAAGAGTgctgaaaaaagaaaacaaaaagaaaaagaatgaagaGGAAAAATGATGGCgttgaaaaaataaatattgttcCAAATGACTGACTCGCGGACGCGCAATATGATATATCGCAGACATAAGATTGAGTTTCTCATAtaaagctctttttttctttctctgctAACTTTTCCTAAAACATTGTGTAATTTCTTTGGATTTActgaataatatttatttttttggttagAATGTCGACTGTAAATCTGGGCAGCGAAAGCGAACCTGTGTTACAAACACTGTCTGTAAATGCACCAAGCAATACCAAATaattcctcttcacttttattTAGATCTTCTGCTTTTAATTAGAATACCTTGGTTGAAGATCTTAGTTTCGTATCTTTTTTATTAGAACGAATACCCCTGAAATCTCCAGTTacaatttttgaaacaaaaatggCATGAAAAATAGTTTACTTGAGCTTCAAATCTAAAGTAAATTTGGTTCATTTCTAGgtttaattgagattcatttgaatccaaaaatgaatttgatgtgtttttaATCCTCTGTTTTTAATCTTGGTTGATGATTTAATTTGGTATCTTTCTTATTAGAAAAAATATCCCTGAAACTCCGTTTACATTCTTTAGAAGAAAGAAACAGcatgaaataaaaaagaaaaaaaacagagTTTATAACCTCCAACTATGTAAGTTGAAATATTTATGTTGGTCTTTTAAATTTAGGTAATAATTGTTGTTTAATTAATCACACGAAATTTTTGTTTAATTGTCAGTAACACAACACCTGATCCTCAACAACATATCCTTGTGGTTCCAGAAGAAACTCATTCTCAACATTTGGATatgtgagtttttcaatgtgTAGCTTTTAGTTTCTCAGTTCGTATTCTAATAATTCAACATTAACTTCTTTCTTGTTTACCTTCCTTAGAGTTCCTATTGCAGTGTTTTTTCCATGTTCTCTTATAGAAGAGATAATAAAACATCAAAAGGCCTTTATCTATGTCCTTTCGAAAAGTCAAATAGAAGAAGCTTCTGTTAATGAATAAGTtgtacttaaattttttttttaattagttttgatGGTATATGATAATAATTTAGGTTCATTATTGAACTCTTTTCTGTTTAATCCAGCAGTCCTCCAGAACCACAACAGCAAGCCTGCGAAGAAGCTCCAGCAAAGTAATCGGAACAAGAAGCACCTCTTAATGTAAGTTTtacttaaaatctttttaattagttTTGATGGTATATAATAGTAATT is from Arachis ipaensis cultivar K30076 chromosome B01, Araip1.1, whole genome shotgun sequence and encodes:
- the LOC107626295 gene encoding salicylic acid-binding protein 2, which encodes MGGTTNYTDYIKHFILVHGACHGAWCWYKIKPLLESSGHKVTVLDLAASGTNLKKIEDVDTFSQYSEPLLEVMESLPPNEKVVLVGHSLGGLNIALAMEKFPTKVAVGVFLTAFVPDTQHKPSYVIEKCVEGIPASDFSDTTFSQCGNKTSMLFGPNFLSTKVYQHCSSEDFELIKCLIRPSSLFIEDLSQEKNFSKEGYGSISRAFVVCTEDLTISLEYQRLMIQNSGINDVMEINGADHMAMLCKPQELSDCLQQIAAKYK